One window from the genome of Halostella litorea encodes:
- a CDS encoding TrkH family potassium uptake protein, with amino-acid sequence MVRTSRTHVDYRVSVALVGTVLKYIGVTPLVPLALALSLGEDPLPFVAASAVMVGLGSALERVRGDGDLGSREAFLLVSLAWLAVPLVGTVPYLVAGTGTVADPVNAVFESMSGFTTTGATVLGEISTERHGHAMLLWRQLTQWLGGMGILVLMVAILPQLSVGGAQVINQEAPGLSMEKLTPRIQETARALWAIYAGFTVLAAMVYYGLHLAGYAPNMGLYNAVAHALTTLPTGGFSPEARSVEAFAPAVQWAIMPFMLVAGTNFALFWYVLRGEPRRLLRNAEFRSYLLAVVGFGAVISAVLYAGVGLAETPANVGVIPGNVEDSLRQGLFQVIAMVTTTGYASMDFNTWDASVRTILLFTFFLGGSAGSAAGSIKIVRWVLVKRTLDQSLFTSIHPQAIRPIRLGDEVIDDGIIRDVLAFVLLFILLFALSTILLYLDSLRTADLSMSGLEAMSVAIATLGNVGPGFGVVGPMNSFQPFSDAAKLYMVFLMWIGRLEILSVLVILTPTFWFD; translated from the coding sequence ATGGTCCGTACGTCCCGTACGCACGTCGACTACCGTGTTAGCGTCGCGCTGGTCGGAACGGTTCTCAAGTACATCGGCGTGACGCCGCTGGTCCCGCTCGCTCTGGCGCTGTCGCTCGGCGAGGACCCGCTGCCGTTCGTCGCGGCGAGCGCCGTCATGGTCGGCCTCGGGAGTGCCCTCGAACGGGTCCGCGGGGACGGCGATCTGGGAAGCCGGGAGGCGTTCCTGTTGGTGAGTCTCGCGTGGCTCGCCGTCCCGCTCGTGGGGACGGTCCCGTACCTCGTGGCCGGGACCGGGACGGTTGCGGACCCGGTCAACGCCGTGTTCGAGAGCATGAGCGGGTTCACGACGACCGGTGCGACCGTCCTCGGCGAGATATCGACCGAGCGCCACGGTCACGCGATGTTGCTGTGGCGACAGCTCACCCAGTGGCTCGGCGGCATGGGGATCCTCGTGTTGATGGTCGCCATCCTGCCGCAGCTGTCGGTCGGCGGCGCCCAGGTGATAAACCAGGAGGCACCGGGCCTTTCGATGGAGAAGCTGACCCCGCGGATCCAGGAAACCGCTCGCGCGCTGTGGGCCATCTACGCCGGGTTCACGGTGCTTGCCGCGATGGTGTACTACGGGCTTCACCTCGCGGGGTACGCACCGAACATGGGGCTCTACAACGCCGTCGCACACGCGCTGACGACGTTGCCCACCGGGGGGTTCTCGCCGGAGGCCCGGAGCGTCGAGGCGTTCGCCCCGGCCGTCCAGTGGGCGATCATGCCGTTCATGCTCGTCGCGGGGACGAACTTCGCGCTGTTCTGGTACGTGCTCAGAGGGGAGCCGCGCCGGTTGCTCCGCAACGCGGAGTTCCGTTCGTACCTGCTTGCGGTCGTCGGCTTCGGTGCCGTCATCTCGGCGGTGCTGTACGCCGGCGTCGGCCTGGCCGAAACCCCGGCGAACGTCGGCGTCATCCCGGGCAACGTCGAGGATTCGCTCCGACAGGGGCTGTTTCAGGTGATCGCCATGGTGACGACGACCGGCTACGCGAGCATGGACTTCAACACGTGGGACGCGTCCGTACGGACGATACTGCTGTTTACCTTCTTCCTCGGCGGGTCCGCGGGGTCGGCGGCCGGATCGATCAAGATCGTGCGCTGGGTGCTCGTCAAGCGGACGCTCGACCAGTCGCTGTTCACGTCGATTCACCCCCAAGCAATCCGGCCGATCCGACTGGGGGACGAGGTGATCGACGACGGAATTATCCGGGACGTGCTCGCGTTCGTGTTACTGTTTATCCTGCTGTTCGCGCTGTCGACAATACTGCTGTACCTCGACAGCCTGCGCACGGCCGACCTGTCCATGTCGGGGCTGGAGGCGATGAGCGTCGCCATCGCCACGCTTGGCAACGTCGGCCCGGGGTTCGGCGTCGTCGGGCCGATGAACAGCTTCCAGCCCTTTTCCGACGCCGCGAAGCTCTACATGGTGTTTCTGATGTGGATCGGCCGGCTGGAGATACTGTCGGTGCTGGTCATCCTC